Genomic DNA from Acidimicrobiales bacterium:
ATCTCGGCCTCGACCTCCTTGCGCATCTTGTCGACCCGCAGGTCGGCCTCGTCGCGCTCGAGGCGCTCCTCCAGGCTGGTGAGCTCGCCACCCGCCTGTTGGCGGGCCTCCTCCATCATCCGCTCCACGACGCCGTCGAGATCGAGGTTCCGCAGCGTGCGGTAGAGGTAGTAGGTACCGCCGACCGGCCGGCCCGGCTCCATGCCGGCGAAGCGCTGCACGGCCTGCCTGGCCACGGCGCGCATCATCGAGTCGTCGGCGTTCATCATGGCCCGATAGAGCATCTCGGCGAGCTCCTCGGCGGTGAGGGCCTCACCACCGCCGCCGGAGCCGGGCTGGTCTCCCAGCTCGCCGTCGGCCTGCTCGCCGTTGGTCGCGGCGTCGCCGTCGGCCTCGCCATCGATGCGGTACTCCGCCCCGCGCAGCGAGAAGTACACCTCGAAGACCGTCTCGAAGGCCTTCCAGTGCGACGAGCTCTTCACCAACGTGGCGGCCAGGGCGTACTTGAACGCCTCGCGGTCCTCGATGGGGATGTGCTTGACGGCCTCGTGGGCGTCGAGGTTCTCGGTGAGGCTCACCGGCAGGCCGGCGCGCCTGAGCTCCTGGATGAACCCTGCCAGCAGGTCGAGCACGCTGCCCTACTTGGCGCCGACGGCGGCGCCGTTGGTGGACAGCTCCTTGGCGGCCCTCTGGATGTCGGTGCGGTACTTGAGGAGGACGTGGAGGGTGTCGGTGGCGACCTCGGCGTCGATGGTCTCGATGCCGAGCAGGACGAGGGTGCGGGCCCAGTCGATGGTCTCCGACACCGACGGCGACTTCTTGAGCTCGAGCGTGCGGATGGAGCGCACCACCCGGGCGATCTGGTCGGCGAGGTTGTCGGAGACGCCCTCGACCTTGGTGAGGACGATCTCCTTCTCGCGCTCGAGCTCGGGGTAGTCGACGTGGAGGTAGAGGCAGCGGCGCTTGAGGGCCTCGGAGAGCTCGCGGGTGTTGTTCGAGGTGAGGAACACCATCGGGATCTGCTTGGCCGTGACCGTGCCCAGCTCGGGAATGGACACCTGGTAGTCAGAGAGGATCTCGAGGAGCAGCGCCTCGGTCTCGACCTCGACGCGGTCGACCTCGTCGATCAGCAGCACCACCGGGTCCTCGGCACGGATGGCCTCGAGCAGCGGACGGGTGAGCAGGAACTCGTCGGAGAAGATGTCCTCCTCGATCTGAGACCAGTCCTCGGCCTTGCCCTCGGCCTGGATGCGCAGGAGCTGCTTCTTGTAGTTCCACTCGTACAGCGCCTTGGACTCGTCGAGGCCCTCGTAGCACTGCAGGCGGATGAGGCGGCTTCCGGTGATCTCGGCGACGGACTTGGCCAGCTGGGTCTTGCCGGTACCGGCCGGCCCCTCGACCAGGATGGGCTTCTGGAGCCGGTCGGCGAGGTAGACGACGCCGGCGATGCCCTCGTCGGCGAGGTACTTGGCGTCGGCGAGAGAGTCGCGGACGGCGGGGACGGAGTCGAAGCGGAAGCCCATGCGTGGCAGGTCCTGTCTCGTTCGGGGACACGCCGAGGGTACCCCTCGCCTTGACCAAGCGGTCAAGTTGGTTGCCGATGTTGCGGTTTGATGACAGACAGGGGGGGTACGCTCCGGCCGTGGACCGCCGCCGCTTCCTCGCGCTCGCAGGCATCGGTGCCGCCGGGGCCGCGACCGGGGCCACGGGCACCGGTGTGGTGATCGGCCGCGCCACCGCCAGTGCCGAGTCGCCAGGCGCCGTCGCCGACGTCCGCCTCGAGCAGCCCCTCGACCCCCGCACCGGCACCCACCGGATCATCTGGTCGGTCGAGACCGAGCGCCCCCTGGCCGCCCTCACCTTCGACGACGGGCCCGACCCCGACTTCACCCCCCGCATCCTCGACATCCTCGAGGAGCACGGCGCCCGCGGCACCTTCATGATGATGGGCTACAACGTCGCCCTCCACCCCGACATCGCCCGGCGGGTCGTCGACGGCGGCCACGAGGTCGGCAACCACACGTGGTCTCACCTGAACCTCCTCCGCGAGACCGACCAGCGCCAGTACGAGGAGATCGCCCGCGCCCACGAGGCGATCGAGGACGCGACCGGCGAACACTGCGCCTGGTTCCGCCCGCCCCGTGGCCAGCTCACGGGCGCCTCGGTCCGGTACGCCGCCGCCCTCGGGTACGACACCCTGCTGTGGTCGGTGGAGCGAGGCGCTCCCGGGGTGGGCACCCCCGACGCGGTCGCCGACTACGTCGAGGCCCACCTCGGCGCCGGCGACATCATCGACCTCCACGACGGCATCGGCCGGGGGACCTTCGACCCCGACACTGACCACGCCACGACCTCGCGGGAACGACGCGAGGTCGAGGTCGACGCCCTGCCCCGGATGATCCGCGACGCCACCGACCGGGGCCTCGAGCTCGTCACCATGTCCGACCTGCTGGCGGCGGAGACCTCACCCCTGCCCCAGG
This window encodes:
- a CDS encoding MoxR family ATPase; amino-acid sequence: MGFRFDSVPAVRDSLADAKYLADEGIAGVVYLADRLQKPILVEGPAGTGKTQLAKSVAEITGSRLIRLQCYEGLDESKALYEWNYKKQLLRIQAEGKAEDWSQIEEDIFSDEFLLTRPLLEAIRAEDPVVLLIDEVDRVEVETEALLLEILSDYQVSIPELGTVTAKQIPMVFLTSNNTRELSEALKRRCLYLHVDYPELEREKEIVLTKVEGVSDNLADQIARVVRSIRTLELKKSPSVSETIDWARTLVLLGIETIDAEVATDTLHVLLKYRTDIQRAAKELSTNGAAVGAK
- a CDS encoding polysaccharide deacetylase family protein → MDRRRFLALAGIGAAGAATGATGTGVVIGRATASAESPGAVADVRLEQPLDPRTGTHRIIWSVETERPLAALTFDDGPDPDFTPRILDILEEHGARGTFMMMGYNVALHPDIARRVVDGGHEVGNHTWSHLNLLRETDQRQYEEIARAHEAIEDATGEHCAWFRPPRGQLTGASVRYAAALGYDTLLWSVERGAPGVGTPDAVADYVEAHLGAGDIIDLHDGIGRGTFDPDTDHATTSRERREVEVDALPRMIRDATDRGLELVTMSDLLAAETSPLPQEADDPAREGDGA